Part of the Imperialibacter roseus genome, GTTTTAAATTATTGGCTTCAATAAAACCCTGTAGTTTGCCCAGGCTTTCGGGCTCTTTGTCAAACGGCCCAACGTGAAGGATTTGCACAACATTACCTTCGTTCATTTCGAAGTACTTAACCTGTCTTGCCAGTTCCATTCCCTTTTTGCTAACAACATTGGATGCCGCAGTGGCAACATTCCCTTTTTCCACAAACTCTGGCAGCCTTATGAGCAGACGAAACATCCACTCTGACCTTGGGATTTTGGTAGGAGCGTCTGTCATGGATACCCCGCCATACTTATCCTCATCAAACCACCATTGCCCTTCCAGCTTTGGCACGACGAAGTCCTTTTCCGCAGCTTTCCAATCAAATTTAATGATGTAGGCGACCGAGTAGAGAGCCTCTATGCATTCAGCAAAACCTTTTGATGACGGATCGCCCTGGCCAGCAATGGAAAGATATTGCGCTGGCGCTAGCGTGACTAGCTCAGGCTTTTGTTTGGCTGTATAATATGTTTTGTCGATTTTAGAAAGATCAATCTTCGTCATTGCTGCGCTTCGTTGTTACAGGAAGCAAAAAGGCGCTGGTCGCTGACAACCTTATGTCAGTGTGAGTCAGTTTTTTTGACACATTTGTTAGCCAGCGACTGAAGAACTTTGGTAAGGAGAGTAGAAAGGGTGGGATCCGTAATTTTTCCTTCAAGTGAAAATCGTTGCCTGATGGCCGAAATCGTTGAGGTGGTACTTTCGTCAAAATCAGCGTTTTGGGCTTTCATTGTGAGGAGGAGCGTGGAGAGCGCATTTTCGCCGCCCATCATGGAAGGAGAGTAGCTAAATGCCGCCAATGGCTTGTGGTAAACCTCTCCGCTGCCCACGAGCCAGTCCAATGCATCTTTTAGCACACCAGGCATTCCAAAAGCATACTCTGGTATGCAGATAATGACGGCGTCGGCTTGTTTCCAGAGATTTCTCCAGGCCAGCACTTGTTCGTTTGTCGTACTGTCCGATAGTTGTGGGTTGAAGTGGGGGATGTCGCCCAGCCCTTCAAAAACGGTGAATTGAAATCGAGAATCAGCCAGCTGCTCAATAGCTTGCAGGAGCCTCCCTGCGGTTGCGCCAGGGTTGATGCTACCTGAAATCGCCAATACTTTCACGGTCTTACTTTTCATAAACGCAAAAATGAATGTAGCCGACAAGTTGATTTGTCGGCTAAATGTCATGTCAACGAAAACTGTTCCGGATAGTTTGACTATTCGTATCGCAAGGCGTGACTTGGATTCACCGTTACCGTTTTTAGTACGGCGAGCGTCACACTCAAGCTGGCGATAGCGAGGATAATAGTGATAGTAATGGCGTAGGGAAGCAGGCCGATGGGCACTCTATAGGCAAAGCCAGTCAGCCATTCGTTCATAGTGAAATAAGCAACTGGCAAACCGAGTACGAAGGCTATGGCAATCAGCTTCAGAAAACTGAAATTTTCCTGCCAAAGCAGATTGCCAACAGAAGCTCCGAGGATCTTTCTTACGCCCATCTCTTTGGTGCGCTGCACCATCATCAAATAAGCCAGGCCAACAAGTCCCATGGCGGCAAGCAATAGTGCGATGGCAGCGAACAGGTTGAAAACTTTTAAAGCCTGCTTTTCAGCTTCGTAAAGCTGCTGGTTCTTTTCATCGAGGAA contains:
- a CDS encoding GyrI-like domain-containing protein; protein product: MTKIDLSKIDKTYYTAKQKPELVTLAPAQYLSIAGQGDPSSKGFAECIEALYSVAYIIKFDWKAAEKDFVVPKLEGQWWFDEDKYGGVSMTDAPTKIPRSEWMFRLLIRLPEFVEKGNVATAASNVVSKKGMELARQVKYFEMNEGNVVQILHVGPFDKEPESLGKLQGFIEANNLKRNGLHHEIYLSDFRKTAPDKLKTILREPVK
- a CDS encoding NADPH-dependent FMN reductase, which encodes MKSKTVKVLAISGSINPGATAGRLLQAIEQLADSRFQFTVFEGLGDIPHFNPQLSDSTTNEQVLAWRNLWKQADAVIICIPEYAFGMPGVLKDALDWLVGSGEVYHKPLAAFSYSPSMMGGENALSTLLLTMKAQNADFDESTTSTISAIRQRFSLEGKITDPTLSTLLTKVLQSLANKCVKKTDSH